A region from the Rhodothermales bacterium genome encodes:
- a CDS encoding sigma-70 family RNA polymerase sigma factor: MSDEDLMEQFQMGTVEAFNILVDKYSERLTHYLYGFLGDSKRCEDLLQETFLRVYRNRHSYQRIAKFSTWLYTIAGNLARSEYRKRKRRRMYSLQSVNRDNEEYELQLPDDSFRPDNHAESTIQDKYIQDALNEIPESFREVVVLRDVQQLAYEEIAEITGLPMGTVKSRINRGRSKLQVLLKDVYTTEEV; encoded by the coding sequence ATGAGTGATGAGGATCTTATGGAGCAGTTCCAGATGGGAACGGTCGAGGCCTTTAACATTCTTGTCGATAAGTACTCCGAGCGGCTCACCCACTACCTGTACGGGTTCCTTGGGGATTCGAAGCGGTGTGAAGACCTGCTGCAGGAGACCTTTCTGCGGGTTTACCGAAATCGGCACTCGTACCAGCGCATCGCCAAGTTTTCGACCTGGCTCTACACGATCGCCGGCAACCTGGCGCGCTCCGAATACCGGAAGCGCAAGCGTCGCCGGATGTACTCGCTGCAGTCGGTGAATCGGGATAATGAGGAGTATGAACTCCAGTTGCCGGACGACTCTTTCCGGCCGGACAATCACGCGGAGAGCACGATCCAGGACAAATACATCCAGGATGCGCTCAACGAGATCCCGGAGTCGTTCCGGGAAGTGGTCGTCCTGCGGGACGTCCAGCAGCTCGCCTACGAGGAGATTGCTGAAATCACCGGGCTGCCGATGGGCACCGTCAAGAGCCGCATCAACCGGGGCCGTTCGAAGCTCCAGGTGTTGCTGAAAGACGTGTACACGACGGAAGAAGTGTAG
- a CDS encoding 5-(carboxyamino)imidazole ribonucleotide synthase, whose product MSTSRFPRIGILGGGQLGRMLALAGIRMGLHIRFLSPEPSSSMDGLGEAIVGDWLDPAVLRKFAAGCDVITVESEWAPLERLIDLAPPKTLWPSPETLHLVRDKGLQKRTLTAAGLPTPAFACCATVDDALAAARSFGFPMLLKRYRGSYDGYGNATIRSEDDLRAAWPRLAEWDGLLVEAWAPFVRELSVLVARRPDGQRVVYPVAYTEQHDHRCHAVVVPAPIDSRVATEAQRIAVDAVEAFGGVGLTAVELFELEDGAILINEMAPRPHNTGHYSIDASQTSQFENHLRAILDWPLGDPSLRAPVAVMVNILGHRSGSASTDGLKEALCVEGAAIHLYGKEDVKPRRKMGHVTTTGTLAVETRARAERAAALITL is encoded by the coding sequence ATGTCGACTTCGCGTTTCCCACGCATCGGTATCCTCGGTGGGGGCCAGCTGGGCCGAATGCTCGCCCTCGCCGGCATCCGGATGGGGCTTCACATCCGATTTCTCTCCCCCGAGCCTTCCTCGTCGATGGACGGATTGGGGGAAGCGATCGTTGGCGACTGGCTCGACCCCGCGGTGCTGCGCAAATTCGCGGCCGGCTGTGATGTCATCACCGTGGAAAGCGAATGGGCGCCTCTGGAGCGATTAATCGATCTCGCGCCCCCCAAGACGCTGTGGCCTTCTCCCGAAACGCTCCACCTCGTGCGCGACAAAGGCCTCCAGAAACGCACCTTGACCGCCGCCGGCCTACCGACGCCGGCGTTTGCCTGTTGCGCCACCGTCGACGACGCCCTCGCCGCGGCCCGGTCGTTCGGCTTCCCCATGCTCCTAAAACGGTACCGTGGGTCGTACGACGGCTACGGCAACGCCACCATTCGCTCGGAGGATGACCTGCGCGCGGCCTGGCCCAGGCTGGCGGAATGGGATGGGCTGCTGGTGGAGGCCTGGGCGCCGTTTGTGCGCGAACTCTCCGTGCTGGTCGCCCGCCGACCCGACGGACAGCGTGTCGTCTATCCCGTCGCCTATACCGAGCAGCACGATCACCGATGCCATGCCGTAGTCGTTCCGGCGCCGATCGATTCCCGGGTTGCGACCGAAGCCCAGCGTATCGCCGTGGACGCGGTAGAAGCGTTTGGTGGGGTGGGACTCACGGCGGTGGAACTCTTCGAACTTGAAGACGGCGCTATCCTCATCAACGAGATGGCCCCCCGCCCGCATAATACAGGGCATTACTCGATTGACGCGAGCCAGACGTCGCAATTCGAAAACCACCTGCGCGCCATACTGGACTGGCCCCTCGGGGATCCGTCGCTTCGCGCGCCGGTGGCCGTCATGGTCAACATCCTCGGCCATCGAAGCGGCTCCGCTTCAACCGACGGGCTGAAGGAGGCGCTCTGTGTCGAAGGCGCGGCCATACACCTGTACGGCAAAGAAGATGTGAAGCCCCGGCGCAAGATGGGTCACGTGACGACTACAGGCACGTTGGCCGTCGAGACGCGCGCGCGCGCCGAGCGTGCGGCGGCCCTCATCACGCTGTAA
- the purE gene encoding 5-(carboxyamino)imidazole ribonucleotide mutase, with translation MNLPSSPIVSIAMGSESDLPVMEAAAETLASFGVLFEMRVLSAHRTPAVMTEYARTAHERGLKVIIAGAGGAAHLPGMLAASTPLPVIGVPVPTRHLQGLDSLLSIVQMPGGVPVATVAIGGARNAGLLAVQILATSDRALLEKYITHKRHLIELVEQMDASTRIRGAELQAPKG, from the coding sequence ATGAACCTCCCCTCCTCCCCGATCGTCAGCATCGCCATGGGCAGCGAATCGGATCTCCCGGTTATGGAAGCCGCCGCCGAAACGCTCGCCAGCTTTGGCGTCCTGTTCGAAATGCGTGTATTGTCTGCGCATCGCACGCCGGCGGTCATGACCGAATATGCACGGACGGCGCACGAGCGAGGTCTCAAGGTGATCATCGCCGGCGCCGGCGGAGCCGCACATCTGCCTGGCATGCTTGCCGCCTCGACGCCGCTCCCGGTGATCGGGGTGCCCGTACCGACCCGCCACCTCCAGGGCCTCGATAGCCTGCTTTCGATCGTCCAGATGCCCGGAGGCGTCCCGGTGGCGACCGTAGCCATCGGCGGCGCTCGAAATGCCGGGTTACTCGCCGTCCAGATCCTCGCCACGTCCGACCGTGCGCTGCTGGAGAAATACATCACCCACAAGCGTCACCTCATCGAACTCGTCGAGCAGATGGATGCGTCGACCCGAATACGCGGCGCCGAACTTCAAGCGCCAAAGGGCTGA
- a CDS encoding DNA translocase FtsK, translating into MAAGSKAKRASSRGASAPIIAYERKQEVLGLIMMAIAFLVFLALASYNEADNGLVAGGRLSDAIATHNRATNSLGLVGAALAYALIPNFLGYPVMVWTLLLFSWGYLFFRARPSLYLPMYTTLGMLGTFEMATFFGWLGVRTGINTVHFSGAVGIGIADWLIRVFGATGSFFLMTVLTMITAMLIVDRDLQRSMDRLEEGIVFMFNAIKGGFMAIKREVVDNRPARIDRLKRERLTMLEEDAILAEADVPPRRAVAEMGNVAGVHTYRAPVEEPEPDMDDDEDGLLTLPQTPPPASHGSTRPSDAGAPRLNDLFSFQGSDIPPPPPPSVADFQRAFDTAPARSAADDLSLTVQQPIHEEKADQIKAALQAQSEQFQYRFRFPSVELLDKSDDSIAIDRAELEENKQILLDKLATYNIQITDIKAIVGPTITMYELTPAPGVKISKITALENDLAMAMAARGIRMIAPIPGKSAIGVEIPNRHRELVRLRDLIATKRFSEAKMRLPFPIGKTIEGQVYIQDIASMPHLLIAGATGAGKSVCLNTLITGLLYACHPNDLKFVMIDPKKIELQQYGRIVDHYIAMPANYEMPIITDVSQALGVLRSCEREMEHRYNLLQKAMVRGLYEYNEKFRAGELDANVAHRHLPYIVVVVDELADLMLTAGKEIEGPIARLAQMSRAVGIHLVLATQRPSVDVITGLIKANFPARIAFQVASKIDSRTILDANGAEGLVGNGDLLFMKGSQMIRLQGPYVSVEEVDYITEFIATQQGPGPYQLPSIEDSPELEVVGGNGGGSAEDFDDLFREAARIIVQSQQGSVSLLQRKLSIGYTRSARIVDQLERAGIVGPFEGSKARQVLVTDEADLEEILANRS; encoded by the coding sequence ATGGCCGCAGGAAGTAAGGCAAAACGTGCATCGTCACGCGGCGCGTCGGCTCCCATCATAGCCTACGAGCGCAAGCAGGAAGTACTCGGTCTCATCATGATGGCGATCGCGTTTCTGGTATTCCTCGCGCTCGCCTCATACAACGAGGCCGACAACGGCCTGGTGGCCGGCGGCCGGCTCTCCGATGCCATCGCCACCCACAACCGGGCGACGAACTCGCTCGGCCTGGTCGGCGCCGCGTTGGCGTATGCGCTCATCCCGAACTTCCTGGGCTACCCGGTCATGGTGTGGACCCTGCTGCTTTTTTCGTGGGGATACCTCTTCTTCCGCGCCCGGCCGTCGCTCTACCTGCCCATGTACACCACCCTCGGCATGCTCGGGACGTTTGAGATGGCGACTTTTTTTGGGTGGCTGGGCGTGCGGACGGGCATTAACACCGTCCACTTCAGCGGTGCGGTGGGCATTGGCATTGCCGACTGGCTCATCCGGGTATTTGGCGCCACAGGCAGTTTCTTCTTGATGACCGTCCTGACCATGATCACCGCGATGCTTATCGTCGACCGCGATCTGCAGCGTTCGATGGACCGTCTGGAAGAAGGCATCGTCTTTATGTTTAATGCCATCAAAGGGGGCTTCATGGCCATCAAGCGGGAGGTCGTGGATAACCGGCCCGCGCGCATCGATCGGCTCAAACGAGAGCGCCTGACCATGCTCGAAGAAGACGCGATTCTCGCGGAGGCCGACGTGCCCCCGCGGCGCGCCGTCGCGGAGATGGGCAACGTAGCCGGCGTACACACCTACCGCGCGCCGGTGGAAGAGCCCGAACCGGATATGGATGATGACGAGGATGGGCTCCTGACGCTGCCACAGACGCCCCCCCCGGCTTCCCATGGCTCGACGCGTCCGTCCGACGCGGGCGCACCCAGGCTGAACGACCTGTTTTCGTTCCAGGGGAGCGACATTCCGCCGCCCCCGCCGCCCAGCGTGGCCGATTTCCAGCGGGCGTTTGATACGGCGCCTGCCCGCAGCGCGGCGGACGACCTGTCGCTCACCGTCCAGCAGCCCATCCACGAGGAAAAGGCCGACCAGATCAAGGCCGCGCTCCAGGCCCAGTCCGAACAGTTCCAGTACCGCTTCCGCTTCCCCTCCGTGGAATTGCTGGATAAGTCGGACGACTCGATCGCTATCGACCGCGCCGAGCTGGAGGAGAACAAGCAGATCCTGCTCGACAAGCTGGCGACGTATAATATCCAGATCACCGACATCAAGGCGATCGTCGGGCCCACGATCACGATGTACGAGTTGACGCCGGCGCCCGGAGTCAAGATCAGTAAGATCACGGCGCTCGAAAACGACCTTGCGATGGCCATGGCCGCGCGTGGCATCCGGATGATCGCCCCGATCCCGGGGAAATCCGCCATCGGCGTCGAAATTCCTAACCGACACCGCGAACTCGTCCGCCTCCGCGACCTCATCGCCACCAAGCGCTTTAGCGAGGCGAAGATGCGCCTCCCCTTCCCGATCGGCAAAACGATCGAAGGCCAGGTGTACATCCAGGACATTGCTTCGATGCCGCACCTGCTGATCGCCGGCGCCACGGGCGCGGGCAAGTCGGTCTGCCTCAACACGCTCATCACAGGGCTCCTGTACGCCTGCCATCCGAACGATCTCAAGTTCGTGATGATCGATCCCAAAAAGATTGAATTGCAGCAATACGGGCGGATCGTGGACCACTACATCGCGATGCCGGCCAATTACGAGATGCCGATCATCACGGATGTGAGTCAGGCGCTCGGCGTCCTCCGGAGCTGCGAGCGGGAGATGGAACACCGCTATAACCTGCTCCAAAAGGCGATGGTGCGGGGGTTGTACGAGTACAATGAGAAATTCCGCGCCGGCGAGCTGGACGCCAACGTCGCCCATCGGCACCTGCCGTACATCGTGGTCGTGGTCGACGAGTTGGCTGACCTGATGCTCACGGCCGGCAAGGAAATCGAAGGACCGATCGCTCGCCTCGCCCAGATGTCCCGCGCCGTCGGCATCCACCTGGTGCTGGCTACTCAGCGTCCATCGGTCGACGTCATCACGGGTCTCATCAAAGCCAACTTCCCTGCACGTATCGCCTTCCAGGTCGCCTCCAAGATCGACTCCCGCACCATCCTGGACGCCAACGGCGCCGAAGGGCTCGTAGGCAACGGGGACCTGCTCTTTATGAAGGGCAGTCAGATGATCCGCCTCCAGGGACCGTACGTTTCGGTTGAAGAGGTCGATTACATCACCGAGTTCATCGCGACGCAGCAAGGGCCCGGCCCGTATCAGTTGCCCTCCATCGAGGACTCGCCAGAACTCGAGGTCGTGGGTGGAAACGGAGGCGGGTCGGCGGAAGACTTCGACGACCTGTTCCGTGAGGCGGCCCGTATCATCGTGCAGAGCCAGCAAGGTTCGGTGTCGCTGCTGCAGCGCAAGCTGTCGATCGGCTATACCCGTTCCGCGCGCATCGTAGACCAGCTTGAGCGCGCCGGCATCGTGGGTCCGTTCGAGGGCTCAAAAGCCCGCCAGGTCCTGGTGACCGATGAGGCCGATCTCGAGGAAATCCTGGCGAACCGGTCCTGA
- a CDS encoding DUF971 domain-containing protein has protein sequence MPASYAPRQIVLDAGEQSLLITWADGHVSAYPLDALRRACPCASCVGSHEQMGQIPERELFLLPSLMRWEQVRLEPVGGYGLRFVWDDGHDAGIHTWERLRILCPCAACAPTYGVKG, from the coding sequence ATGCCTGCATCCTACGCACCTCGCCAGATCGTGCTCGACGCCGGCGAGCAGTCCCTCCTCATCACCTGGGCCGACGGCCACGTCAGCGCCTATCCGCTCGACGCCCTCCGCCGCGCCTGTCCGTGTGCCTCATGTGTGGGCAGCCATGAGCAAATGGGGCAAATTCCCGAACGGGAGCTCTTTCTCCTTCCCTCGCTCATGCGCTGGGAACAGGTCCGCCTCGAGCCTGTCGGCGGGTACGGGCTACGCTTCGTGTGGGACGATGGACACGATGCCGGCATCCACACCTGGGAGCGCCTCCGGATCCTCTGCCCCTGCGCGGCCTGCGCGCCTACGTACGGTGTAAAAGGGTAA